In the Mycoplasma zalophi genome, one interval contains:
- a CDS encoding leucine-rich repeat domain-containing protein gives MEIEKDEYKNGYIEELKESEEYSFNEKIIKVWLDNEKTINEWTFAHCQNIETATLENVEEIKQYAFFGNKKLKWVRMPKVKKIKNNAFENCVSLEKISPDNKLEHLDELGECAFYNTKKLKSVNFPKLKKIGKEAFKKCEISDELTFDEVESIAESAFEDAKISKLIFKQINNNCIKIEKNAFKNSHIKSLEVNGQNNKIEIKVEEIGESAFENTSLIYENENSEVKISELKVIPENCFKGAKIYHLNAINVTEVKENAFENCEIDKLDLVEVEEIGNYAFKDSKIKNLNIKRSGKGLKKIYPHSFDGLNSEIKKSITLNIDIVEDIDEFFKNPENQELIIKKQLKNYKDVEMILQEGRQNESNLIKLISNEKTKDPIIIDSIDMEETEENKILILGELFWHNWTDEDKQKIRIQKLVSKNIKEISKEAFKDNFDIEEIDLSSVQKIGEKAFLGAKYLEKVHLPEVTEIGAEAFKDAKLLKEFTAEKVNKIGLDAFENTEYLESIEKENGQKLKDGILFEYDKDELVISEDIKCISQSVLDKLKKITIQNENANLYFTKDSKIEDITIDVNNFTLLNIDLTNIEIEKDIALTFLKKYGVLDGIDLSKLKKKIILNNVKKVLGPIKDESGINKEITLPEVTEIGENAFKEVKTLKSLIAPKLKTIEHSAFAFTSIEQLNLPEVTKIDSWAFNEVKTLKSLKADKLETIGREAFVHTSIEQLNLPEVTKIEWLAFGEVKTLKSLKVDKLKTIEFLTFFKTSIEQLNLPEVTKIDLWAFNEVKTLKSLIAPKLETIEDRAFEFTSIEQLNLPEVTKIDSWAFNEVKTLKSLTVDKLKTIGAGAFAFTSIEQLNLPEVTKIDSQAFKEVKTLKSLNKVDKLETIGSEAFLHTSIEQLNLPVVDEIGDWAFNEVKTLKSLKADKLTTIGAGAFAFTSIEQLNLPEVTKIGDWAFLYTSIEQLNLPVVDEIGDWAFNEVKTLKSLKADKLKTIGAGAFAFTSIEQLNLPEVTKIDSWAFNEVKTLKSLTADKLETIGSEAFLGTSIEQLNLPEVIEISYWAFNEVKTLKSLTVDKLKTIGAGAFAFTSIEQLNLPEVTKIDSQAFKEVKTLKSLNKVDKLETIGSEAFLGTSIEQLNLPEVTKIDPQAFKEVKTLKSLNKVDKLETIGSEAFLHTSIEQLNLPVVDEIGDWAFNEVKTLKSLTADKLKTIGAGAFAFTSIEQLNLPEVTKIDSQAFKEVKTLKSLNKVDKLETIGSEAFLHTSIEQLNLPVVDEIGDWAFNEVKTLKSLTVDKLTTIGAGAFAFTSIEQLNLPEVTKIGDWAFLYTSIEQLNLPVVDEIGDWAFNEVKTLKSLTADKLKTIGAGAFAFTSIEQLNLPEVTKIDSWAFNEVKTLKSLTTDKLETIGSEAFLGTSIEQLNLPEVTKIDSQAFKEVKTLKSLTTDKLDTIGSEAFLGTSIEQLNLPEVTKIYSQAFKEVKTLKSLNKVDKLETIGSEAFFKTSIEQLNLPEVIEIGDGAFYRVKTLKSLIADKLKTIGASAFAFTSIEQLYLPKIEKIRKFAFQNCTNLKKVSLKKGAIIDKHAFDNGVTIEYI, from the coding sequence ATGGAAATAGAAAAAGATGAATATAAGAATGGTTATATTGAAGAACTAAAAGAATCAGAAGAATATAGTTTTAATGAAAAAATAATAAAAGTATGACTAGATAATGAAAAAACCATTAATGAATGGACTTTTGCACATTGCCAAAATATCGAAACAGCAACGCTTGAAAATGTAGAAGAAATAAAGCAATATGCTTTTTTTGGTAATAAAAAATTAAAATGAGTTAGAATGCCAAAAGTAAAAAAAATAAAAAATAATGCATTTGAAAATTGTGTTTCTTTAGAGAAAATTTCTCCTGATAATAAATTGGAACATTTAGATGAGTTAGGTGAATGCGCATTTTACAATACTAAAAAATTAAAATCTGTAAATTTTCCTAAATTAAAAAAAATAGGTAAAGAAGCGTTTAAAAAGTGTGAAATTAGCGATGAATTAACTTTTGATGAAGTTGAAAGCATAGCAGAATCTGCGTTTGAAGACGCTAAAATATCAAAATTAATTTTTAAACAAATAAATAATAATTGTATAAAAATTGAAAAAAATGCATTCAAAAATTCGCATATTAAATCTTTAGAAGTAAATGGACAAAATAATAAAATTGAAATTAAAGTAGAAGAAATAGGTGAATCTGCATTTGAAAATACATCTTTAATTTATGAAAATGAAAATAGTGAAGTGAAAATAAGTGAATTAAAAGTTATACCAGAAAATTGTTTTAAGGGAGCTAAGATATATCATCTAAATGCAATTAATGTAACCGAAGTAAAAGAAAATGCATTTGAAAATTGTGAAATAGATAAATTAGATTTGGTAGAAGTAGAAGAAATAGGAAACTATGCATTTAAGGATTCAAAAATAAAAAATTTAAATATAAAAAGAAGTGGAAAGGGATTAAAAAAAATATACCCCCATTCTTTTGATGGTTTGAATTCTGAAATTAAAAAAAGTATTACATTAAACATAGATATAGTCGAAGATATTGATGAATTTTTCAAAAATCCCGAAAATCAAGAATTAATTATTAAAAAACAATTAAAAAATTATAAAGATGTCGAAATGATATTACAAGAAGGTCGTCAAAATGAATCTAATTTAATTAAATTAATAAGTAATGAAAAAACAAAAGACCCTATTATTATAGATAGCATAGATATGGAAGAAACCGAAGAAAATAAAATACTTATTTTGGGTGAATTATTTTGACATAATTGAACTGATGAAGACAAACAAAAGATAAGAATTCAAAAATTAGTAAGTAAAAATATAAAAGAAATTTCTAAAGAAGCATTTAAAGATAATTTCGATATTGAAGAAATTGACTTATCAAGTGTTCAAAAAATAGGTGAAAAAGCTTTTTTAGGTGCTAAATATTTAGAAAAAGTACATTTACCAGAAGTTACTGAAATAGGTGCTGAAGCATTTAAAGATGCTAAATTATTAAAAGAATTTACAGCTGAAAAAGTAAATAAAATTGGACTTGATGCTTTTGAAAATACAGAATATTTAGAATCTATAGAAAAAGAAAATGGTCAAAAGCTTAAAGATGGCATTCTATTTGAATACGACAAAGACGAATTAGTTATTTCAGAAGATATAAAATGTATAAGCCAAAGTGTTCTTGATAAATTAAAAAAAATAACTATACAAAACGAAAATGCAAATCTATATTTTACAAAAGATAGCAAAATAGAAGATATTACTATTGATGTCAATAATTTTACATTATTAAATATTGATTTAACAAATATAGAAATAGAAAAGGATATAGCATTAACATTTTTAAAAAAATATGGTGTTTTAGACGGTATTGATTTATCAAAGTTAAAGAAAAAAATAATTTTAAATAATGTAAAAAAAGTTTTAGGACCTATTAAAGATGAAAGTGGCATAAATAAAGAAATAACTTTACCAGAAGTTACTGAGATAGGTGAAAATGCATTTAAGGAAGTAAAAACACTAAAATCATTAATAGCACCTAAATTAAAAACCATTGAACATAGTGCTTTTGCATTTACATCAATTGAGCAACTAAATTTACCAGAAGTTACTAAAATAGATTCATGAGCATTTAATGAAGTAAAAACACTAAAATCATTAAAAGCAGATAAATTAGAAACAATCGGTAGAGAAGCATTTGTGCATACATCAATTGAGCAACTAAATTTACCAGAAGTTACTAAAATAGAATGATTAGCATTTGGTGAAGTAAAAACACTAAAATCATTAAAAGTAGATAAATTAAAAACCATTGAATTTTTAACATTTTTTAAAACATCAATTGAGCAACTAAATTTACCAGAAGTTACTAAAATAGATCTATGAGCATTTAATGAAGTAAAAACACTAAAATCATTAATAGCACCTAAATTAGAAACCATTGAAGATAGGGCTTTTGAATTTACATCAATTGAGCAACTAAATTTACCAGAAGTTACTAAAATAGATTCATGAGCATTTAATGAAGTAAAAACACTAAAATCATTAACAGTAGATAAATTAAAAACCATTGGTGCTGGTGCTTTTGCATTTACATCAATTGAGCAACTAAATTTACCAGAAGTTACTAAAATAGATTCACAAGCATTTAAGGAAGTAAAAACACTAAAATCTTTAAATAAAGTAGATAAATTAGAAACAATCGGTAGCGAAGCATTTTTACATACATCAATTGAGCAACTAAATTTACCAGTAGTTGATGAGATAGGCGATTGAGCATTTAATGAAGTAAAAACACTAAAATCATTAAAAGCAGATAAATTAACAACCATTGGTGCTGGTGCTTTTGCATTTACATCAATTGAGCAACTAAATTTACCAGAAGTTACTAAAATAGGCGATTGAGCATTCTTATATACATCAATTGAGCAACTAAATTTACCAGTAGTTGATGAGATAGGCGATTGAGCATTTAATGAAGTAAAAACACTAAAATCATTAAAAGCAGATAAATTAAAAACCATTGGTGCTGGTGCTTTTGCATTTACATCAATTGAGCAACTAAATTTACCAGAAGTTACTAAAATAGATTCATGAGCATTTAATGAAGTAAAAACACTAAAATCATTAACGGCAGATAAATTAGAAACAATCGGTAGCGAAGCATTTTTAGGTACATCAATTGAGCAACTAAATTTACCAGAAGTTATTGAAATAAGTTATTGAGCATTTAATGAAGTAAAAACACTAAAATCATTAACAGTAGATAAATTAAAAACCATTGGTGCTGGTGCTTTTGCATTTACATCAATTGAGCAACTAAATTTACCAGAAGTTACTAAAATAGATTCACAAGCATTTAAGGAAGTAAAAACACTAAAATCTTTAAATAAAGTAGATAAATTAGAAACAATCGGTAGCGAAGCATTTTTAGGCACATCAATTGAGCAACTAAATTTACCAGAAGTTACTAAAATAGATCCACAAGCATTTAAGGAAGTAAAAACACTAAAATCTTTAAATAAAGTAGATAAATTAGAAACAATCGGTAGCGAAGCATTTTTACATACATCAATTGAGCAACTAAATTTACCAGTAGTTGATGAGATAGGCGATTGAGCATTTAATGAAGTAAAAACACTAAAATCATTAACGGCAGATAAATTAAAAACCATTGGTGCTGGTGCTTTTGCATTTACATCAATTGAGCAACTAAATTTACCAGAAGTTACTAAAATAGATTCACAAGCATTTAAGGAAGTAAAAACACTAAAATCTTTAAATAAAGTAGATAAATTAGAAACAATCGGTAGCGAAGCATTTTTACATACATCAATTGAGCAACTAAATTTACCAGTAGTTGATGAGATAGGTGATTGAGCATTTAATGAAGTAAAAACACTAAAATCATTAACAGTAGATAAATTAACAACCATTGGTGCTGGTGCTTTTGCATTTACATCAATTGAGCAACTAAATTTACCAGAAGTTACTAAAATAGGCGATTGAGCATTCTTATATACATCAATTGAGCAACTAAATTTACCAGTAGTTGATGAGATAGGCGATTGAGCATTTAATGAAGTAAAAACATTAAAATCATTAACGGCAGATAAATTAAAAACCATTGGTGCTGGTGCTTTTGCATTTACATCAATTGAGCAACTAAATTTACCAGAAGTTACTAAAATAGATTCATGAGCATTTAATGAAGTAAAAACACTAAAATCATTAACGACAGATAAATTAGAAACAATCGGTAGCGAAGCATTTTTAGGTACATCAATTGAGCAACTAAATTTACCAGAAGTTACTAAAATAGATTCACAAGCATTTAAGGAAGTAAAAACACTAAAATCATTAACGACAGATAAATTAGACACAATCGGTAGCGAAGCATTTTTAGGTACATCAATTGAGCAACTAAATTTACCAGAAGTTACTAAAATATATTCACAAGCATTTAAGGAAGTAAAAACACTAAAATCTTTAAATAAAGTAGATAAATTAGAAACAATCGGTAGCGAAGCATTTTTTAAAACATCAATTGAGCAACTAAATTTACCAGAAGTTATTGAGATAGGTGATGGAGCATTTTATCGAGTGAAAACACTAAAATCATTAATAGCAGATAAATTAAAAACCATTGGTGCTAGTGCTTTTGCATTTACATCAATTGAACAATTATATTTACCTAAAATTGAAAAAATTAGAAAATTTGCATTTCAAAATTGTACTAATCTCAAAAAAGTAAGTCTAAAAAAAGGCGCAATCATAGATAAACATGCATTTGATAATGGTGTTACTATAGAATATATTTAA
- a CDS encoding HsdM family class I SAM-dependent methyltransferase, whose translation MTRNNIINKVGSDFLTANLETDEFSYVQALKRPPKQDEAHWKLDIRFEKSNVSLLIETKKTKKKNFSQNEIDQLLSYVRWEREYKPKNNIIAILYDTNSEKIKVWKNEIELEDETTINSMQYYVDLFENRKNDKNNVIETTNSLNNNLHKYGIPEKIRSQFVGSLLVALNNGLEYSHGLKTKEIIARIVEILESKIDNDENKKVKTDLLINILKQQEIREMKPNDMIHLVDKINRNLIPYIDCTTSQGEDLLNLFFTTFNKYVGKADKNQAFTPTHITDFMCEIAEVNKASRVLDPTCGSGAFLVQAMSKMLAKAGRDEEAKINIKKNQIFGIEKEEKAFGLATTNMLIHQDGKTNVVWDSCFDRREWIKSKDINVVLMNPPFNGQKMPKDCPVNSKKDMDATKGFYFVEYVASVVGKGKLATILPLQCAIGTDKAVAAYKKKMLKNHTLKAVFSMNDEIFHPGASVNACIMLFELGISHDSTKPTFFGYFKDDGFIKRKNKGRIEKRDWNSTKKKWLELYDYKKEEAGYSVLKCITAEDEWLAEAYMKTDYSILTEENFIQSIRDFIAFKVKGGDINE comes from the coding sequence ATGACAAGAAACAACATAATAAACAAAGTAGGTAGTGATTTTTTGACTGCTAATCTTGAAACTGATGAATTTAGCTATGTTCAGGCTTTAAAGAGGCCTCCTAAACAAGACGAAGCACATTGAAAGTTAGATATAAGATTTGAAAAATCTAATGTATCTTTGCTGATTGAAACTAAAAAAACAAAAAAGAAAAATTTTTCACAAAATGAAATAGATCAATTATTATCTTATGTTAGATGAGAACGTGAATATAAGCCGAAGAATAATATTATTGCTATTCTTTATGATACAAATAGTGAAAAAATTAAAGTTTGAAAAAATGAAATTGAATTAGAAGATGAAACAACTATTAATTCAATGCAATATTATGTAGATCTATTTGAAAATCGTAAAAATGATAAGAATAATGTTATCGAAACTACAAACTCATTAAATAATAATTTGCATAAATATGGAATTCCCGAAAAGATTAGAAGTCAATTTGTAGGTTCATTACTTGTAGCTTTAAATAATGGACTTGAATATAGTCATGGACTTAAAACTAAAGAAATTATTGCAAGAATCGTTGAGATTTTAGAATCTAAAATTGATAATGATGAAAATAAGAAAGTCAAAACTGACTTATTAATTAATATTCTTAAGCAACAAGAAATAAGAGAAATGAAACCAAATGATATGATTCATTTGGTTGATAAAATCAATAGAAATTTGATTCCTTATATTGATTGCACAACATCACAAGGAGAAGATTTACTAAATTTATTCTTTACTACATTCAATAAATATGTTGGTAAAGCAGATAAGAATCAAGCTTTTACACCGACACATATTACTGATTTTATGTGTGAGATTGCTGAAGTTAATAAAGCTTCAAGAGTTTTAGATCCGACTTGTGGCTCAGGTGCTTTTTTAGTTCAAGCAATGTCTAAAATGCTTGCAAAAGCCGGTAGGGACGAAGAAGCAAAAATTAATATTAAGAAAAATCAAATATTTGGAATTGAAAAAGAAGAAAAAGCTTTTGGTTTAGCAACCACTAATATGTTAATCCATCAAGATGGTAAAACTAATGTTGTTTGAGATTCTTGTTTTGATAGAAGAGAATGAATTAAATCAAAAGATATTAATGTTGTATTAATGAACCCTCCATTTAATGGACAAAAAATGCCTAAAGATTGTCCTGTTAATTCTAAAAAAGATATGGATGCAACTAAAGGCTTTTATTTTGTCGAATATGTCGCTTCGGTTGTTGGAAAAGGAAAATTAGCAACAATTCTTCCTTTACAATGTGCTATTGGAACAGACAAAGCTGTTGCTGCATATAAAAAGAAAATGTTGAAGAACCACACATTAAAAGCTGTCTTCAGTATGAATGACGAGATTTTTCATCCTGGAGCTTCAGTCAATGCTTGTATTATGTTATTTGAATTAGGTATTTCACATGATTCAACTAAACCAACTTTCTTTGGTTATTTCAAAGATGATGGCTTTATCAAACGTAAAAACAAAGGAAGAATTGAAAAAAGAGATTGAAATTCAACAAAGAAGAAATGATTAGAACTTTATGATTATAAGAAAGAAGAAGCTGGTTATTCAGTATTAAAATGTATAACAGCTGAAGATGAGTGATTAGCTGAAGCTTATATGAAAACTGATTATTCTATATTAACTGAAGAAAATTTCATTCAGTCAATTAGAGATTTTATTGCTTTCAAAGTCAAAGGAGGGGATATTAATGAATAA
- a CDS encoding restriction endonuclease subunit S, giving the protein MNNKLDTTNWKFFKIKEIFPKLVKGKCSNAPDLTKGKDVPYIGAKKTENGVIQWCEYERDLVSEANCICFICQGAGSNGYCNYFDIETIQSTSNTLGYNKNLNEHNGLFIVAVADLEKPKWSFGRGRSPKLAESEIKLPAKADGSIDWDYMTNYIKELRERERERVLNLLNH; this is encoded by the coding sequence ATGAATAATAAACTCGATACTACTAATTGAAAATTTTTCAAAATTAAAGAAATTTTTCCTAAATTAGTAAAAGGAAAATGTTCAAATGCTCCAGATTTAACCAAAGGAAAAGATGTTCCATATATTGGGGCTAAAAAAACAGAAAATGGAGTGATACAATGATGTGAATATGAACGTGATTTAGTATCAGAAGCTAATTGTATCTGTTTTATATGTCAGGGTGCAGGTAGCAATGGATATTGTAATTATTTTGATATTGAAACAATTCAATCTACATCAAATACATTAGGATATAACAAAAATCTTAACGAGCATAATGGTTTGTTTATAGTAGCAGTTGCAGATTTAGAAAAACCAAAATGATCTTTCGGGAGAGGTAGATCACCAAAACTTGCTGAATCTGAAATCAAACTTCCGGCTAAAGCCGATGGAAGTATAGATTGAGATTATATGACTAATTATATTAAAGAGTTAAGAGAGAGAGAGAGAGAGAGAGTTCTGAACTTACTGAATCATTAA
- a CDS encoding restriction endonuclease subunit S, producing the protein MKDIFDIPKIKKYSSIPENEGNIPFVSSTIENNSIVKYVDETPTNIKGVISITTNGVNAFTAKYQSNYACYSTDSEIIYSRQMNKYSAMFIVSILNLENYRYAYMRKPKNGLVGLTKIKLPIDKVGKPDWKFMEEYIKSLPYSKFI; encoded by the coding sequence GTGAAAGATATTTTTGATATTCCAAAAATTAAAAAATACAGTTCAATTCCTGAAAATGAAGGGAATATTCCATTTGTTTCTTCTACTATCGAAAATAATTCAATTGTCAAATACGTTGACGAAACACCAACAAATATAAAGGGTGTTATTTCTATAACAACTAATGGTGTAAATGCTTTTACAGCTAAATATCAAAGTAATTATGCATGTTATAGCACTGATTCTGAAATAATCTATTCAAGACAGATGAATAAATATTCTGCTATGTTTATAGTTTCAATTTTAAATTTAGAGAATTATAGATATGCTTATATGAGAAAACCTAAAAATGGTTTAGTAGGATTAACTAAAATTAAACTCCCTATAGATAAAGTAGGGAAGCCTGACTGAAAATTTATGGAAGAATATATTAAGTCACTTCCTTATTCAAAATTTATTTAA
- a CDS encoding IS3 family transposase yields MGRYLKYLKLQCKVRQKRKKPENKDTKCAISNIVQRDYNDKYSRNIYATDVSYINAPKDVNSSHVYISAIISHKSKKIIGYRLNKLNDLNLVLENIKDIEKDNCNNFIIHSDHGFQYTNYEYISEIIRLNGKISLSRIGNSLDNREIEYWFGIIKIELLNDLDYTKITFNELNQKINDYVFWYNNDRIQSNLGWKTPQQYATVLSN; encoded by the coding sequence TTGGGAAGATATTTAAAGTATTTAAAACTTCAATGTAAAGTAAGACAAAAGCGAAAGAAACCAGAAAATAAAGATACAAAATGCGCAATCAGTAATATCGTTCAAAGAGATTACAATGACAAATACAGTAGGAATATTTATGCAACTGATGTTTCATACATAAATGCACCCAAAGATGTAAATAGTAGTCATGTTTATATATCAGCAATAATTAGTCATAAAAGCAAAAAAATTATAGGATATAGACTAAATAAATTAAATGATTTAAATTTAGTTTTAGAAAATATTAAAGACATTGAAAAAGACAATTGTAACAATTTTATAATTCATTCAGATCACGGTTTTCAATATACAAATTATGAATATATTTCTGAAATCATTAGACTCAATGGGAAAATATCATTATCAAGAATTGGAAATTCATTAGACAATAGAGAAATAGAATATTGATTTGGAATAATTAAAATTGAATTATTAAACGATTTAGATTATACAAAAATCACGTTTAATGAATTAAATCAAAAAATTAATGATTATGTTTTTTGATACAACAATGATCGAATACAATCAAATTTAGGTTGAAAAACACCACAGCAATATGCTACGGTGTTATCTAATTAA
- a CDS encoding glycerophosphodiester phosphodiesterase family protein, which produces MKSRITSNHWVMTYNISHRGFHNEKYPENSISAFENAMKNNFAIELDIHILKDKNIVVFHDDSLKRMTSLEKNIEDCTYEELNLLNLNNTTEKIPLFKDVLNKVNGSVPLMIEYKKRDLKNYDLEKESWELLKNYQGEFVIQSFNPYVLLWFKNNHPEVIRGQLSGGFVNEKMNFIKKSFLKNMKMNKKTEPDFINYQKEFLDSKVIKKLQSKLPILTWTIRNKKEYQEFKNKSSNTIFENFDPRDL; this is translated from the coding sequence ATGAAATCAAGAATAACTAGCAATCATTGAGTAATGACTTATAATATTTCACATCGAGGTTTTCATAATGAAAAATATCCAGAAAATTCAATTTCAGCATTTGAAAATGCTATGAAAAATAACTTTGCAATTGAATTAGATATTCACATATTAAAAGATAAAAATATTGTAGTTTTCCACGATGATTCTCTAAAAAGAATGACTTCTTTAGAAAAAAACATAGAAGACTGCACATATGAAGAATTAAATTTGTTAAATTTAAACAATACAACAGAAAAAATACCTTTATTTAAAGATGTATTAAACAAAGTTAATGGTTCTGTTCCATTAATGATTGAATATAAAAAAAGAGATTTAAAAAATTACGATTTAGAAAAAGAAAGTTGAGAGTTACTGAAAAACTATCAAGGGGAGTTTGTAATCCAATCATTTAATCCCTACGTTTTACTATGATTTAAAAATAACCACCCTGAAGTAATAAGGGGTCAATTATCAGGTGGTTTTGTAAACGAAAAGATGAATTTTATAAAAAAATCTTTTTTAAAAAATATGAAAATGAATAAAAAAACTGAACCTGATTTTATAAATTATCAAAAAGAATTTTTAGATTCAAAAGTAATTAAAAAATTACAATCAAAATTACCAATTTTAACCTGGACTATAAGAAATAAAAAAGAGTACCAAGAATTTAAAAACAAATCTTCAAATACAATTTTTGAAAATTTTGACCCCAGAGATTTATAA